The following coding sequences are from one Rutidosis leptorrhynchoides isolate AG116_Rl617_1_P2 chromosome 11, CSIRO_AGI_Rlap_v1, whole genome shotgun sequence window:
- the LOC139876820 gene encoding serine carboxypeptidase-like 31, protein MAFILKSLSLLNLTIVLLLLNSISVVARHVPVPIDKSVTVQNNDHLVTNLPGQPSVDFRHYAGHVTVNEKSGRALFYWFYEAWTLSDEKPLVLWLNGGPGCSSVGYGATQELGPFIVSTDGKGLQLNPYSWNREANMLFLESPVGVGFSYSNTSSDYDNLGDDFTANDTYAFLHNWFLKFPLYKNRPFYIAGESYAGKYVPELASLIHDKNKDPTLFINLKGILLGNPETNDAEDWKGMIDYAWSHAVVSDETHKIIKESCDFDSNDTWGNNDCEQAVTEVMNQYRRIDMYSLYTPVCIGNSAYSENKAMEASFTKTRSKMMPRILGGYDPCLEGYAETYYNKLEVQRALHVGDGYQLKNWSICNKDIYDRWGQSIASVLPIYKKLIDAKLRIWVYSGDTDGRVPVLSTRYSLSSLALPITQAWRPWYHQKQVAGWLQEYEGLTFATFRGAGHAVPIFKPSESLAFFTSFLADESPPSLREVES, encoded by the exons ATGGCCTTCATATTAAAATCATTGTCTCTTTTGAATTTGACTATTGTTCTATTGTTACTGAACTCTATATCTGTAGTTGCAAGGCATGTACCAGTGCCCATTGACAAAAGCGTAACGGTCCAAAATAACGATCATCTTGTGACAAACTTGCCAGGTCAGCCTAGTGTAGACTTTCGACACTATGCTGGACATGTTACGGTTAATGAGAAGAGTGGACGAGCACTGTTTTACTGGTTTTACGAAGCGTGGACTCTTTCGGATGAGAAGCCTTTGGTGTTGTGGCTTAATGGAG GTCCAGGATGTTCATCGGTGGGATATGGAGCAACGCAGGAACTCGGACCGTTTATTGTAAGCACAGATGGAAAAGGGCTTCAACTGAATCCTTACTCATGGAACAGAG AAGCAAATATGTTGTTCCTTGAATCTCCTGTTGGAGTTGGATTTTCATACTCAAATACAAGTAGCGATTATGATAACCTTGGAGACGATTTCACTG CTAACGATACGTACGCCTTCCTGCACAACTGGTTCCTAAAGTTTCCGTTGTATAAGAATAGACCGTTCTATATCGCTGGAGAGAGTTACGCAG GAAAATATGTTCCAGAATTGGCAAGCCTTATCCATGATAAAAACAAGGATCCCACCCTGTTTATCAATCTTAAAGGCATCTTG TTAGGTAATCCTGAAACAAATGATGCTGAGGACTGGAAAGGTATGATTGACTATGCTTGGAGCCATGCTGTTGTATCAGATGAAACTCACAAAATCATAAAAGAATCGTGCGATTTCGATAGCAATGATACGTGGGGTAACAACGACTGCGAACAAGCTGTGACTGAAGTCATGAACCAATACAGAAGGATAGATATGTACAGCCTTTACACACCTGTCTGTATTGGTAATTCAGCATATTCAGAAAATAAAGCAATGGAAGCTAGTTTTACAAAGACCAGATCTAAAATG ATGCCACGCATTTTGGGCGGTTATGATCCTTGCCTAGAGGGTTATGCAGAAACTTACTATAATAAACTTGAGGTTCAGAGGGCTCTTCATGTTGGAGATGGCTATCAACTCAAGAACTGGAGCATTTGCaa TAAGGATATCTATGATCGTTGGGGACAATCAATAGCGTCTGTTCTTCCGATATACAAGAAGCTAATTGATGCCAAACTTAGGATATGGGTCTACAG CGGAGATACTGACGGGAGAGTTCCGGTGTTGTCTACAAGATACAGTTTAAGTTCTTTAGCCCTGCCCATTACTCAAGCATGGAGGCCTTGGTATCATCAGAAACAG GTTGCTGGTTGGCTTCAAGAGTATGAGGGACTTACATTTGCTACTTTTAGAGGAGCGGGTCATGCGGTGCCTATCTTCAAACCGAGCGAGTCACTCGCATTCTTCACTTCTTTTCTCGCGGACGAGTCTCCCCC ATCATTGAGAGAAGTTGAGAGTTGA